A stretch of DNA from Pseudonocardia hierapolitana:
CGGCGATCGAGCGGCTCGACCACCTCGTCGGGCTGGGCGTCGACATGGTGGAGGTGCTGCCGGTCAACGCCGTCGACGGGCCGCGCAACTGGGGATACGACGGCGTCGGCTGGTACGCGGTCACCGAGAACTACGGCGGGCCGGACGCGTTCAAGCGGTTCGTCGACGCCTGCCACGCCCGTGGGCTCGGCGTCGTGCTCGACGTCGTCTACAACCACCTCGGCCCGTCGGGGGCCTACCTGGACCGCTTCGGCCCGTACTTCGCCGGCAGCAACATCTGGGGCCCGTCGCTCAACCTGGACGGGCCGCACTCGGACGAGGTGCGCCGCTACGCGATCGACAACGCGCTCATGTGGCTGCGCGACTTCCACGTCGACGCGCTGCGGATCGACGCCGTGCACGCGCTGCACGACAGCCGTGCCACGCACCTGCTGGAGCAGCTGGCAGTCGAGGTGGAGGCGCTGTCGGCGCACGTGGGCAGGCCGCTGTCGCTCATCGCCGAGTCCGACCTCAACGACGCGCGGCTGGTCACGGCGCGCGAGGGCGGCGGGTACGGGCTGCACGCGCAGTGGTGCGACGACATCCACCACAGCCTGCACGCGGTGCTCACCGGGGAGTCCCAGGGCTACTACACCGACTTCGCAGAGGCGGGCATCACGGGCCTCGCGCGCGTGTTCACCCGCGCCTTCTTCCACGAGGGCACGTGGTCCGGATTCCGCGAGCGCACCCACGGCGCTCCGGTGGACACCCGACGCATCCCGGGGCACCGCTTCCTCGCCTACCTGCAGAACCACGACCAGATCGGCAACCGGGCCACCGGCGACCGCCTCAGCCAGACACTCTCCCCCGGCCTGCTGGCCTGCGGCGCCGCGCTCGTGTTCTGCTCCCCGTTCACGCCGATGCTGTTCATGGGCGAGGAGTGGGGCGCGCGCACCCCGTGGCAGTTCTTCTCCCACTTCCCGGACGAGGCGCTGCGCGACGCCGTGCGCGAGGGCAGGCGGCGGGAGTTCGCCGAGCACGGCTGGGGCGACTCCGAGGTTCCGGACCCGAACGCCGAGAGCACGTTCCTCGACTCCAAGCTCGACTGGGACGAGCCCGCGCAGGAGCCCCACGCCACCCTGCTGCGGATGCACAGGGAGCTGATCGCGCTGCGGAAGGCGTGGCCGGAGCTCTCCGACCCGTGGCTCGACGACGTGGGGGTCGGGGGCGACGACGCCGCACGCACCGTGGTGCTGCACCGCGGCACGCTGCGCGTGGCCTGCAACCTCGCCGCCGAGGCCGTCACCCTCGACCTGGAGGCGCCGATCGAGCGGATCCTGCTGGCGTCGGAGCCGGTGAAGGGGGACGGGAGGGCGCTCACCCTCCCGCCGGAGTCGTTCGCCGTGGCGAAGCTGGCCTG
This window harbors:
- the treZ gene encoding malto-oligosyltrehalose trehalohydrolase, giving the protein MTDFAVWAPQRQRVRVLVDGTPYEMSPDPSAGAAGWWQAVVEDAAPGTAYAFLLDDEEEPLPDPRSRWQPTGVHGASRVYDDNAFFWTDRAWTGRQLPGSVLYELHTGTFTADGTFDAAIERLDHLVGLGVDMVEVLPVNAVDGPRNWGYDGVGWYAVTENYGGPDAFKRFVDACHARGLGVVLDVVYNHLGPSGAYLDRFGPYFAGSNIWGPSLNLDGPHSDEVRRYAIDNALMWLRDFHVDALRIDAVHALHDSRATHLLEQLAVEVEALSAHVGRPLSLIAESDLNDARLVTAREGGGYGLHAQWCDDIHHSLHAVLTGESQGYYTDFAEAGITGLARVFTRAFFHEGTWSGFRERTHGAPVDTRRIPGHRFLAYLQNHDQIGNRATGDRLSQTLSPGLLACGAALVFCSPFTPMLFMGEEWGARTPWQFFSHFPDEALRDAVREGRRREFAEHGWGDSEVPDPNAESTFLDSKLDWDEPAQEPHATLLRMHRELIALRKAWPELSDPWLDDVGVGGDDAARTVVLHRGTLRVACNLAAEAVTLDLEAPIERILLASEPVKGDGRALTLPPESFAVAKLA